In Myxocyprinus asiaticus isolate MX2 ecotype Aquarium Trade chromosome 3, UBuf_Myxa_2, whole genome shotgun sequence, the following proteins share a genomic window:
- the LOC127426852 gene encoding alpha-1,2-mannosyltransferase ALG9-like: MASKGLRQRSRRGSKQDANNVNNTPSADNRATKDDKCVEDNKSSDPRNESSSKAGQVWAPEGSTAFKCLVSARFCAALLSNISDCDETYNYWEPTHYLLYGTGMQTWEYSPAYAIRSYAYLWLHALPACFHSKILQTNKVLVFYFLRCMLAFTCCVCELYFYKAVCKKFGLHVGRLLLAFLVLSAGMFCCSAAFLPSTFCMYSTVVAMTGWFQGRPSLAVLGIAAGAIVGWPFSALLGIPIAFDLLLLKKKWKSFITWTLVALLLFLVPVVVVDSYYYGKLVIAPLNIILYNVFTPHGPDLYGTEPWHYYFVNGFLNFNIVFVLALFSLPLTALMEALLQRFNVQNLGRPYWLTLSPMYLWMLVFFTRPHKEERFLFPIYPLICLCGAVALSSLQKCYHFIFQRYRLEHYTISSNWLALGSMLLFGVLSLSRSVALFRGYHAPLDLYPEFHRIAKDPAIHTVPDGRMVNVCVGKEWYRFPSSFLLPNNWHLQFIQSEFRGQLPKPFAMGPDATWILPPDMNDQNLEEPSRYVELKQCHYLVDLATDTEAPREPRYAANKEEWSIIADKPFLDTTRSSRFFRAFFIPFLSEQYTTYSRYVILKPRRPKHTRKRTQP; the protein is encoded by the exons ATGGCGTCGAAGGGACTCCGTCAACGCAGCAGACGGGGAAGCAAACAAGATGCCAACAACGTGAACAACACACCAAGCGCTGACAACCGAGCAACAAAAGACGACAAATGTGTTGAGGACAATAAGTCAAGTGACCCACGAAATGA GTCATCCAGTAAGGCAGGACAGGTGTGGGCTCCTGAGGGCTCCACGGCATTCAAGTGCTTAGTCTCAGCTCGCTTCTGTGCGGCTTTACTCAGTAACATCTCTGACTGTGATGAAACCTACAATTACTGGGAGCCA ACTCACTACCTACTGTATGGAACAGGAATGCAGACATGGGAGTATTCTCCGGCCTACGCGATTCGGTCCTATGCCTATCTTTGGCTCCATGCCCTTCCTGCCTGCTTTCATTCCAAAATATTACAAACCAACAAG GTCCTGGTGTTTTACTTCCTGCGCTGCATGTTAGCTTTTACctgttgtgtgtgtgagctcTATTTCTACAA GGCCGTGTGTAAGAAGTTTGGCCTGCATGTGGGACGTCTTCTCTTGGCATTCCTTGTCTTGAGTGCAGGGATGTTCTGCTGCTCTGCAG CTTTCCTCCCCAGCACCTTTTGCATGTACAGCACCGTGGTAGCTATGACTGGCTGGTTCCAGGGGCGCCCCAGTCTGGCTGTATTGGGTATTGCAGCGGGGGCCATAGTGGGCTGGCCCTTCAGCGCTCTGCTGGG CATACCCATTGCCTTTGACCTGCTGTTGTTGAAGAAGAAGTGGAAAAGTTTTATCACATGGACTCTGGTGGCGTTGCTGCTCTTTCTG GTTCCTGTTGTTGTGGTTGACAGCTACTACTATGGCAAGCTGGTGATTGCTCCTCTGAATATAATACTCTACAATGTATTCACCCCTCATGGACCAGATCTCTATG GCACAGAGCCATGGCATTACTACTTTGTGAATGGTTTTCTGAATTtcaacattgtatttgtgttggCCCTGTTTTCTCTTCCTCTCACTGCTCTTATGGAGGCACTGCTTCAAAGGTTCAATG TACAGAACCTGGGCCGGCCATACTGGTTAACCCTGTCACCAATGTACCTATGGATGCTGGTGTTCTTCACTCGTCCACATAAAGAGGAGCGTTTTTTGTTTCCCATCTACCCTCTCATCTGTCTGTGCGGGGCTGTGGCGCTTTCCTCGCTTCAG AAGTGCTATCACTTCATATTCCAGCGCTACCGTCTGGAGCACTACACCATCTCTTCCAACTGGCTGGCCCTCGGCTCCATGCTGCTGTTTGGAGTGCTCTCGCTGTCCCGTTCTGTGGCACTCTTCAGAG GCTATCATGCTCCGCTGGATTTGTACCCAGAGTTTCACCGCATTGCTAAAGACCCCGCCATCCACACGGTGCCAGATGGTAGAATGGTCAATGTTTGTGTAGGAAAAGAGTGGTACCGCTTCCCCAGCAGTTTCCTGCTGCCCAACAA CTGGCACTTACAGTTCATCCAGTCAGAGTTCAGGGGTCAATTGCCTAAGCCATTTGCCATGGGACCTGATGCCACCTGGATACTCCCACCAGATATGAACGATCAGAACCTCGAGGAGCCGTCACGATAC GTGGAACTGAAGCAGTGTCATTACTTGGTGGATCTGGCAACAGACACAGAGGCCCCTCGAGAACCACGATATGCTGCTAACAAAGAGGAGTGGAGTATTATCGCTGACAAGCCTTTTCTAGACACTACCAG GTCCTCCAGATTCTTCAGGGCCTTTTTTATCCCATTTCTGTCTGAGCAGTACACCACCTACAGCAGATATGTCATCCTGAAACCACGACGACCCAAACACACCCGGAAAAGAACGCAGCCTTGA